In the genome of Myxococcus stipitatus, one region contains:
- a CDS encoding glycosyltransferase family 1 protein, translating to MRRTVSTGPIAFDATLWDEPTTGIGLYTRCLAGALEAQGVRLEKLGARDSGDHPRGSGSRTAWTLARLPRVLERSKPPLYHALGNFNLPLTRVSGTAYVLTVLDLIPLIMPDTVSAKFRWQFRLWLSRSLLLADRVVCISERTRQDLLERFPEAESRAVVVPIGVDHVHAPVLDATSEDFLRALSLPKDYVLYAGSLDVRKNVDLVLDAMERLRAQGRPASLVLAGQSWFGSGRVESRIARLRAEGHDIRPLGYQAEPVFYELMRRAAVFVFPSRYEGFGLPPLEAMRLGTPAIVSTAGSLPEVCGDAAPAVRPDDAEGLAEAIHRLLRSPREREAFAVKGQARAAQFTWERTAEQTLAVYADVLRR from the coding sequence ATGAGGCGCACCGTGTCCACTGGCCCCATCGCTTTCGACGCGACACTCTGGGATGAGCCCACCACGGGCATCGGCCTCTATACCCGCTGTCTCGCGGGGGCCCTGGAGGCCCAGGGCGTGCGGCTGGAGAAGCTGGGCGCGCGCGACTCCGGTGACCACCCTCGGGGGAGCGGCAGCCGCACCGCCTGGACGCTCGCCCGGCTCCCTCGGGTGCTCGAGCGCTCCAAGCCGCCGCTGTATCACGCGCTGGGAAACTTCAACCTCCCGCTGACTCGCGTGTCAGGCACGGCCTACGTCCTCACCGTGCTGGACCTGATTCCGCTCATCATGCCGGACACCGTCTCCGCGAAGTTCCGGTGGCAGTTCCGGCTGTGGCTGTCGCGCAGCCTGCTGCTGGCGGACCGGGTGGTGTGCATCAGCGAGCGCACGCGGCAGGACCTGCTGGAGCGCTTCCCGGAGGCCGAGTCGCGCGCGGTGGTGGTGCCCATCGGCGTGGACCATGTGCACGCGCCCGTGCTGGACGCGACGAGCGAGGACTTCCTTCGCGCCCTCTCGCTGCCCAAGGACTACGTCCTCTATGCGGGCTCGCTCGATGTCCGCAAGAACGTGGACCTGGTGTTGGATGCGATGGAGCGCCTGCGCGCGCAGGGGCGTCCCGCGTCGCTCGTGCTTGCGGGGCAGAGTTGGTTCGGCTCGGGGCGCGTGGAGTCGCGCATCGCTCGGTTGCGCGCGGAGGGACATGACATCCGTCCCCTGGGCTATCAGGCGGAGCCCGTGTTCTACGAGCTGATGCGGCGCGCGGCCGTGTTCGTCTTCCCCTCGCGCTATGAGGGCTTCGGTCTTCCTCCGCTGGAGGCGATGCGGCTGGGCACTCCCGCCATCGTCTCGACGGCGGGCTCGCTGCCGGAGGTCTGTGGGGACGCGGCCCCCGCGGTGCGGCCGGATGACGCGGAGGGGCTCGCGGAGGCCATCCATCGGTTGCTGCGCTCGCCTCGGGAGCGCGAAGCCTTTGCGGTGAAGGGGCAGGCTCGCGCGGCGCAGTTCACCTGGGAACGGACCGCGGAACAAACGCTGGCGGTCTACGCGGACGTGCTCCGACGCTGA
- a CDS encoding glycosyltransferase, with translation MAIHQLIASFVPGDASGQAALHLQLLLRRMGVWGGLYADEVGAGLEGLASPASELKPEPGDLVLYHHGIASPLSSRLMHLNCRRGLVFHNISPTRFYTGTTLENALVAGRAQLAAMAPFVDVAIGVSDYNAAELRVAGYRNVHTVPLLIEPERFGRDRADAKLLKKLSGPGPVLLGVSRVMPHKRFEDLLALHRELLRLRPQARLLMVGGYEPGSRYFRSLKREARGLSGVSFLGRLNHAELVAAYRSASVFVSMSEHEGFGVPLIEAMASDVPVMAYGAAAVPETLGGAGIAFDQKRFAFLAELAVDLSEDLSLREPVIAGQRRRLEHFSAASVQGALSRALEGFLPAPRPRRAPPKRPRVAVVVQRYGEVTGGSEMLAAQVSERLSPHWDITVLTTCAKDHLSWENVFPEGPDRIRGVDVLRFPTTRTRNIQGFNGLSRRVFDKSNERLREEQWVAEQGPLSPGLLRHLASTRHEYDGYLFFTYLYAPTVWGLPLVADRALIVPTTHDEAPIRFDAYRDVFERPRALLCLTPEELTIIEKYFPGHARTRVVGVGVERPSADGARFRKKHGLHRDYLLYVGRQEAGKGVPELLQYHQALKQKYADAPDLVLAGDASMPLEGDGVRYLGRIPEQDKHDALAGALAVVVPSRYESLSLLTLESFAQGTPVLVNGRSDVLVGQVTRSGAGRAYTDLGSFIQGLREVGEARGPMGAKGLAYVKKQGWPQVVAAYQEELQRILEEKHR, from the coding sequence ATGGCGATTCACCAGTTGATAGCGAGCTTCGTGCCCGGCGACGCCAGCGGACAGGCGGCGTTGCACCTCCAGCTCCTCCTGCGCCGCATGGGCGTGTGGGGAGGCCTGTACGCCGATGAGGTCGGCGCGGGACTGGAGGGACTGGCGAGCCCCGCGTCCGAGCTGAAGCCGGAGCCCGGAGACCTGGTGCTGTATCACCACGGCATCGCCTCTCCGCTGAGCAGCCGGCTCATGCACCTGAACTGCCGGCGCGGCCTCGTCTTCCACAACATCAGCCCCACGCGCTTCTACACGGGGACGACGTTGGAGAACGCGCTGGTGGCCGGACGCGCGCAGCTCGCCGCCATGGCGCCCTTCGTGGACGTGGCCATCGGTGTGTCGGACTACAACGCCGCGGAGCTGCGCGTCGCGGGCTATCGCAACGTCCACACCGTGCCGCTGCTCATCGAGCCCGAGCGCTTCGGCCGCGACCGCGCCGACGCGAAGCTGCTGAAGAAGCTGTCGGGCCCGGGCCCGGTGCTGCTCGGCGTCAGCCGGGTGATGCCGCACAAGCGCTTCGAGGACCTCCTCGCACTGCACCGAGAGCTCTTGCGACTGCGCCCCCAGGCCCGCCTGTTGATGGTGGGGGGCTACGAGCCGGGCAGCCGCTACTTCCGCTCGCTCAAGCGCGAGGCGCGTGGCTTGAGCGGCGTGAGCTTCCTGGGCCGGCTGAACCACGCGGAGCTGGTGGCCGCGTACCGCTCCGCGTCCGTGTTCGTGTCGATGAGCGAGCACGAGGGCTTCGGTGTCCCGCTCATCGAGGCCATGGCCTCCGACGTGCCGGTGATGGCGTACGGCGCCGCGGCGGTGCCGGAGACGCTAGGTGGAGCGGGCATCGCGTTCGACCAGAAGCGCTTCGCGTTCCTCGCCGAGCTGGCGGTGGACCTGAGCGAGGACCTGTCCTTGCGCGAGCCTGTCATCGCGGGCCAGCGTCGCCGCCTGGAGCACTTCTCCGCCGCCTCCGTGCAAGGAGCCTTGTCGCGCGCCCTGGAGGGCTTCCTGCCCGCGCCTCGGCCTCGGCGCGCGCCCCCCAAGCGGCCTCGCGTCGCCGTGGTGGTGCAGCGGTACGGCGAGGTGACGGGCGGCTCGGAGATGCTGGCCGCACAGGTGTCGGAGCGCCTGAGCCCGCACTGGGACATCACGGTGCTGACCACGTGCGCGAAGGACCACCTCTCGTGGGAGAACGTCTTCCCGGAGGGGCCGGACCGGATTCGCGGGGTGGACGTGCTGCGCTTCCCGACGACGCGGACGCGCAACATCCAGGGCTTCAACGGGCTGTCGCGCCGGGTCTTCGACAAGAGCAACGAGCGGCTGCGCGAGGAGCAGTGGGTGGCCGAGCAGGGCCCCCTGTCGCCGGGCCTCCTGCGCCACCTCGCCTCCACGCGGCACGAGTACGACGGCTACCTGTTCTTCACGTACCTCTACGCGCCGACCGTCTGGGGCCTGCCCCTGGTGGCGGACCGGGCGCTGATTGTCCCCACCACGCATGACGAAGCCCCCATCCGCTTCGATGCATACCGGGATGTCTTCGAGCGTCCGCGCGCGCTGCTCTGCCTGACGCCGGAGGAGCTGACCATCATCGAGAAGTACTTCCCCGGGCACGCCAGGACTCGCGTGGTGGGCGTGGGCGTGGAGCGTCCGTCCGCGGACGGGGCGCGCTTCCGGAAGAAGCACGGGCTGCACCGCGACTACCTGCTCTACGTGGGCCGACAGGAGGCCGGCAAGGGTGTGCCCGAGCTGCTCCAGTACCACCAGGCCCTGAAGCAGAAGTACGCGGACGCGCCGGACCTGGTGCTCGCGGGCGACGCCAGCATGCCCCTGGAAGGCGATGGCGTGCGCTACCTCGGACGCATCCCGGAGCAGGACAAGCACGACGCGCTGGCCGGGGCGCTGGCGGTGGTGGTGCCCTCCCGCTATGAGAGCCTGTCACTGCTCACGCTGGAGTCCTTCGCGCAGGGCACGCCGGTGCTGGTGAACGGGCGCTCGGACGTGCTGGTGGGACAGGTGACGCGCAGCGGAGCGGGACGGGCGTACACGGACCTGGGCTCGTTCATCCAGGGCCTGCGTGAAGTGGGTGAGGCCCGAGGCCCCATGGGCGCCAAGGGCCTGGCGTATGTGAAGAAGCAAGGGTGGCCGCAGGTGGTCGCCGCCTATCAGGAAGAGCTGCAACGCATCCTCGAGGAGAAGCACCGATGA
- a CDS encoding FAD-dependent oxidoreductase, giving the protein MRALTNLPSDPGPSLQLGVPGFTFEDLYRPRGLRRLAQSFDARLAEDDPELFKAFDAYRQAGGQGLTGPAESDLLVRVARHVSRFIARLFRIEQEHEQLMGNLKGELPLFNFKREFITRRVFKKGAADRPSLSEFPSLDARMRLMLQLGFPEALSAGDFERGLAESVLSLMELERLFSGNLPAEEQAKADALRARWTALRAALVATPEGRDAFGSSLVTHGDDAAELQSVRALLSLADRWTYARALHPETKDQFHHWPTHRVPKPLVFDQLVQLRRPDAELPEATEGLEHHLRHRDGFKLTDRRGTARDVMNEVDYCVLCHEREKDSCSTGFPAKDKVAEGHSYKKNPLGIPLTGCPLDERISEAHLLKREGNSLASLIMVTLDNPMCPGTGHRICNDCMKACIFQKQEPVNIPLAETAALTDVLDLPWGFEIYGLLTRWNPLNIRRPYALPYVGRNVLVVGLGPAGYTLSHYLLNEGFGVTGMDGLKIEPFADELVGRNGHALKPIHNWRTLTRELDERVLEGFGGVSEYGITVRWDKNFLTLIHLTLARRDGFRIHGGVRFGGTLTIEDAWELGFDHIAIAAGAGRPTIIGMKNNLIRGIRKASDFLMALQLTGAFKKDSLANLQVQLPAIVIGGGLTGIDTATELMAYYPVQVEKAIERHERLSAELGEDAILAKLDVEERATYQTFLEHGRAVRAERAKAKEEGRAPDFIKLVRAWGGVSLAYRRSLTESPAYRLNHEEVSKALEEGIRFIERMSPVEALPDATGAVRALRFERMVTVDGKLKGSGQFFELPARTVCVAAGTSPNVTYEREYPGTFKLDEAGDYFQGYSLVEAEGGFQLEPVEASEDLDSKVGFFTSYAKDGRFISFYGDNHPTYAGNVVKAMASAKDGYSEVARLYAKEVAALDFDDEVAQARREELRAAHFAKLDAAFNATVVAVKRLTPTIVEVVVKAPFAASHFQPGQFYRLQNFERNAPVIDGMRLTMEGLALTGAWVDKEQGLMGTIVLEMGSSSRLCSALKPGESVVLMGPTGAPTEIGHNETVALVGGGLGNAVLFSIARSLKAAGCRVVYFAGYRLKSDSFKQDEIEAGTDQIVWSVDSGDTIEPRRPQDSAFRGNVVQAMLSYAEGKLSAAPLIKLSEVDRIIAIGSDRMMRAVAEARHGVLQPHLKPDHEAIGSINSPMQCMMKEICAQCLQRHVDPRTGKETWVFSCYNQDQRLDQVDFVNLNQRLRGNTVMEKVADLFLAQLLKKAPHLKRV; this is encoded by the coding sequence ATGCGCGCCTTGACCAACCTGCCCTCTGACCCTGGCCCTTCCCTCCAACTGGGCGTGCCGGGCTTCACCTTCGAGGACCTGTATCGTCCGCGCGGCTTGCGCCGGCTCGCCCAGAGCTTCGACGCGCGTCTCGCCGAGGATGACCCCGAGCTGTTCAAGGCCTTCGACGCCTACCGCCAGGCGGGAGGCCAGGGCCTCACCGGCCCCGCCGAATCGGACCTGCTGGTGCGCGTGGCGCGACACGTGTCGCGCTTCATCGCCCGCCTGTTCCGCATCGAGCAGGAGCACGAGCAGCTGATGGGGAACCTGAAGGGGGAGCTTCCCCTCTTCAACTTCAAGCGCGAGTTCATCACGCGCCGCGTTTTCAAGAAGGGCGCCGCCGACCGGCCGTCGCTCTCCGAGTTCCCCTCGCTGGATGCCCGCATGCGGCTGATGCTCCAGCTGGGCTTCCCCGAGGCGCTCTCCGCGGGAGACTTCGAGCGAGGCCTCGCCGAGTCCGTGCTCAGCCTCATGGAGCTGGAGCGCCTGTTCTCCGGCAACCTGCCCGCGGAGGAGCAGGCGAAGGCGGACGCCCTGCGCGCCCGGTGGACCGCGCTGCGCGCCGCGCTGGTGGCGACGCCCGAGGGACGCGACGCGTTCGGCTCGAGCCTGGTCACCCACGGCGATGACGCCGCGGAGCTCCAGTCCGTCCGCGCGCTGCTGTCGCTGGCGGACCGCTGGACGTACGCGCGCGCGCTGCACCCGGAGACGAAGGACCAGTTCCACCACTGGCCCACGCACCGCGTGCCCAAGCCGCTGGTGTTCGACCAGCTGGTGCAGCTGCGGCGCCCGGACGCGGAGCTCCCCGAGGCCACCGAGGGCCTCGAGCACCACCTGCGCCACCGCGACGGCTTCAAGCTCACCGACCGTCGAGGCACCGCGCGCGACGTGATGAACGAGGTGGACTACTGCGTGCTCTGTCACGAGCGCGAGAAGGACTCCTGCTCCACGGGCTTCCCCGCGAAGGACAAGGTCGCCGAGGGCCACAGCTACAAGAAGAACCCGCTGGGCATCCCCCTCACGGGCTGCCCGCTCGATGAGCGCATCTCGGAAGCCCACCTGCTCAAGCGCGAGGGCAACTCGCTGGCGTCGCTCATCATGGTGACGCTGGACAACCCGATGTGCCCGGGCACCGGCCACCGCATCTGCAACGACTGCATGAAGGCCTGCATCTTCCAGAAGCAGGAGCCGGTGAACATCCCGCTGGCGGAGACCGCCGCGCTGACGGACGTGCTGGACCTGCCGTGGGGCTTTGAAATCTACGGGCTGCTCACGCGCTGGAACCCGCTCAACATCCGCCGTCCGTACGCCCTGCCCTACGTGGGCCGCAACGTGCTCGTCGTGGGCCTGGGCCCCGCCGGCTACACGCTGTCGCACTACCTGCTCAACGAGGGCTTCGGCGTCACCGGCATGGACGGCCTGAAAATCGAGCCGTTCGCCGACGAGCTGGTGGGCCGCAACGGCCACGCCCTCAAGCCCATCCACAACTGGCGCACGCTGACGCGCGAGCTGGATGAGCGCGTGCTGGAGGGCTTCGGCGGCGTGTCCGAGTACGGAATCACCGTGCGCTGGGACAAGAACTTCCTCACCCTCATCCACCTGACGCTGGCGCGGCGCGACGGCTTCCGCATCCACGGCGGCGTGCGCTTCGGTGGAACGCTCACCATCGAGGACGCGTGGGAGCTGGGCTTCGACCACATCGCCATCGCCGCCGGCGCCGGGCGCCCCACCATCATCGGGATGAAGAACAACCTCATCCGGGGCATCCGCAAGGCCAGCGACTTCCTCATGGCGCTGCAGCTCACCGGCGCCTTCAAGAAGGACTCGCTCGCCAACCTCCAGGTGCAGCTGCCCGCCATCGTCATCGGCGGCGGCCTCACCGGCATCGACACCGCCACGGAGCTGATGGCCTACTACCCGGTGCAGGTGGAGAAGGCCATCGAGCGCCATGAGCGCCTCTCCGCGGAGCTGGGCGAGGACGCCATCCTCGCGAAGCTCGACGTCGAGGAGCGCGCCACCTACCAGACCTTCCTGGAGCATGGCCGCGCCGTGCGCGCCGAGCGCGCGAAGGCGAAGGAAGAAGGCCGCGCGCCGGACTTCATCAAGCTGGTGCGCGCGTGGGGCGGCGTGAGCCTGGCCTACCGCCGCAGCCTCACCGAGTCCCCCGCCTACCGCCTCAACCACGAGGAGGTCTCCAAGGCGCTGGAGGAAGGCATCCGCTTCATCGAGCGGATGAGCCCCGTGGAGGCCCTGCCGGACGCGACGGGCGCGGTGCGCGCGCTGCGCTTCGAGCGCATGGTGACGGTGGACGGCAAGCTCAAGGGCAGCGGCCAGTTCTTCGAGCTGCCGGCGCGCACCGTGTGCGTGGCCGCGGGCACCTCGCCCAACGTCACGTACGAGCGCGAGTACCCGGGCACCTTCAAGCTCGACGAGGCCGGCGACTACTTCCAGGGCTACTCGCTGGTGGAGGCCGAGGGCGGCTTCCAGCTCGAGCCCGTGGAGGCCAGCGAGGACCTGGACTCGAAGGTGGGCTTCTTCACCTCCTACGCGAAGGACGGGCGCTTCATCTCGTTCTACGGCGACAACCACCCCACCTACGCGGGCAACGTGGTGAAGGCCATGGCCAGCGCGAAGGATGGCTACTCGGAGGTGGCGCGGCTGTACGCGAAGGAGGTGGCCGCGCTCGACTTCGACGACGAGGTGGCGCAGGCCCGGCGCGAGGAGCTGCGCGCCGCGCACTTCGCGAAGCTGGACGCCGCGTTCAACGCGACGGTGGTGGCCGTCAAGCGCCTCACCCCGACGATTGTCGAGGTGGTGGTGAAGGCGCCCTTCGCGGCCAGCCACTTCCAGCCCGGCCAGTTCTACCGGCTCCAGAACTTCGAGCGGAACGCGCCCGTCATCGACGGCATGCGCCTGACGATGGAGGGCCTGGCCCTCACCGGCGCGTGGGTGGACAAGGAGCAGGGACTGATGGGCACCATCGTCCTGGAGATGGGCTCCTCGTCGCGCCTGTGCTCGGCGCTGAAGCCGGGTGAGAGCGTGGTGCTGATGGGCCCGACGGGCGCACCCACGGAGATTGGCCACAACGAGACCGTGGCGCTCGTGGGCGGTGGCCTGGGCAACGCGGTGCTGTTCTCCATCGCGCGCTCGCTCAAGGCCGCCGGCTGCCGCGTCGTCTACTTCGCCGGCTACCGCCTCAAGTCGGACTCCTTCAAACAGGACGAAATCGAGGCCGGCACGGACCAGATTGTCTGGTCGGTGGACTCAGGCGACACCATCGAGCCCCGGCGTCCGCAGGACTCCGCCTTCCGCGGCAACGTGGTGCAGGCCATGCTGTCCTACGCCGAGGGCAAGCTGAGCGCCGCGCCGCTCATCAAGCTGTCGGAGGTGGACCGCATCATCGCCATCGGCTCGGACCGGATGATGCGCGCGGTGGCCGAGGCCCGGCACGGCGTGCTCCAGCCGCACCTGAAGCCGGACCACGAGGCCATCGGCTCCATCAACTCGCCGATGCAGTGCATGATGAAGGAGATCTGCGCCCAGTGCCTCCAGCGGCACGTGGACCCGCGCACGGGCAAGGAGACGTGGGTCTTCTCCTGCTACAACCAGGACCAGCGGTTGGACCAGGTCGACTTCGTCAACCTCAACCAGCGCCTGCGCGGCAACACCGTCATGGAGAAGGTCGCCGACCTCTTCCTCGCGCAGCTGCTCAAGAAGGCGCCCCACCTCAAGCGCGTCTGA
- a CDS encoding SixA phosphatase family protein, translating to MRIFLVRHGDADAEIPEGLGDEARALTAKARANMAAHFAALSERMGPLGLILTSPLVRTVQTAQLLSFVAKHEGLLRAHRSLLPDVPVGTVDSVLSEHADENLVLVGHQPTMGALAAHLLGMQSFPKPVNPGTVIALERTEGEAPHYKFLFYAAPNQQVLDVIQ from the coding sequence TTGAGGATTTTCCTGGTTAGGCATGGCGACGCGGACGCGGAGATCCCGGAGGGTCTTGGCGACGAGGCGCGCGCGCTCACGGCGAAGGCTCGGGCAAACATGGCCGCGCACTTCGCAGCGCTTTCCGAGCGTATGGGCCCCCTTGGCCTCATCCTGACCAGCCCGCTGGTTCGCACGGTGCAGACGGCGCAGCTGCTGTCCTTCGTCGCGAAGCACGAGGGCCTGCTCCGGGCGCACCGCAGCCTGCTGCCCGACGTGCCCGTGGGCACGGTCGACTCGGTGCTGAGCGAGCACGCGGACGAGAACCTCGTCCTCGTCGGTCACCAGCCCACCATGGGCGCCCTGGCGGCGCACCTGCTCGGGATGCAGTCCTTCCCGAAGCCCGTCAACCCGGGCACCGTCATCGCCCTGGAGCGCACCGAGGGCGAGGCGCCGCACTACAAGTTCCTGTTCTACGCGGCCCCGAATCAGCAGGTGCTCGACGTCATCCAGTGA
- the cyaY gene encoding iron donor protein CyaY has translation MMDEARYNQLVAAVFKRMISAADAIDPDILEAESTGDMLTLTARSREKCIVNTQRAVKQIWVAGRGQGIHFSYDEATGTWLDDKGRGLELFRFVASVVHDISDTDFIYPS, from the coding sequence ATGATGGACGAAGCCCGCTACAACCAACTGGTGGCCGCCGTCTTCAAGCGGATGATCTCCGCGGCGGACGCCATCGACCCGGACATCCTGGAGGCGGAGAGCACGGGTGACATGCTCACCCTCACCGCCCGCTCCCGGGAGAAGTGCATCGTCAACACCCAGCGCGCCGTGAAGCAGATCTGGGTCGCGGGACGAGGCCAGGGCATCCACTTCAGCTACGACGAAGCCACGGGCACCTGGCTCGACGACAAGGGACGGGGCCTGGAGCTCTTCCGCTTCGTCGCCAGCGTGGTCCACGACATCAGCGACACGGACTTCATCTACCCGTCCTAG
- a CDS encoding diguanylate cyclase yields the protein MAFVLLAEPAASVAGVLRRYLEGAGHEVTSVASAEEALRAARERPPAVVLAAGTGALDGEALCRSLRAQALPVPVLLMYSPDEEHAEERAAQAGAEGGLVGPLKRATVLTCVSLLVQRDEARRASAPAARGPSQPQTPVPVAKPEPAATSTSADFEFLKRLMLMEVKRSRRYRYPIALLMVELDRFAERSSALVPAARKGALAEVLGVLVEGVRDIDVAVPFADSRFVVFLPHTPRSGARIVAERLREKLKSVAGLPTGTASVGVAVSEPPAARKDAAPGAPGQAVSFGGLLKDAGDALRRAQAAGGDWVEVASDASRPG from the coding sequence ATGGCCTTCGTGCTCCTGGCCGAGCCCGCCGCCTCCGTGGCGGGCGTGCTGCGCCGGTACCTGGAAGGGGCCGGCCACGAAGTGACGTCGGTCGCCAGCGCCGAGGAGGCGTTGCGCGCCGCGCGTGAGCGTCCCCCTGCCGTCGTGCTGGCCGCTGGGACAGGAGCACTGGATGGAGAGGCGCTGTGCCGGAGCCTGCGCGCGCAGGCGCTCCCGGTGCCGGTGCTGTTGATGTACTCGCCCGACGAGGAGCACGCGGAGGAGCGTGCCGCGCAGGCGGGTGCGGAGGGAGGACTGGTGGGCCCGCTCAAGCGCGCCACCGTCCTCACCTGCGTCTCGCTCCTCGTCCAGCGTGACGAGGCCCGCCGCGCCAGCGCGCCGGCGGCGCGGGGGCCCTCGCAGCCCCAGACGCCTGTGCCCGTGGCGAAGCCCGAGCCCGCGGCGACGAGCACCTCCGCGGACTTCGAGTTCCTCAAGCGCTTGATGCTGATGGAGGTGAAGCGCAGCCGCCGCTACCGCTATCCCATCGCCTTGCTGATGGTGGAGCTGGACCGCTTCGCGGAGCGCTCCTCGGCCCTGGTGCCGGCCGCGCGCAAGGGGGCGCTCGCGGAGGTGCTGGGCGTCTTGGTGGAGGGCGTGCGCGACATCGACGTGGCGGTGCCCTTCGCGGACAGCCGCTTCGTCGTCTTCCTGCCGCACACGCCTCGCTCAGGGGCGCGCATCGTGGCGGAGCGGCTGCGGGAGAAGCTCAAGTCCGTGGCGGGCCTGCCCACGGGCACGGCCTCCGTGGGCGTCGCGGTGTCGGAGCCTCCCGCGGCGCGCAAGGACGCGGCGCCGGGGGCCCCGGGTCAGGCCGTCAGCTTTGGCGGCCTGCTCAAGGACGCGGGCGATGCGCTGCGACGCGCGCAGGCCGCGGGTGGAGACTGGGTGGAAGTGGCGAGCGACGCCAGCCGGCCCGGCTAG
- the frr gene encoding ribosome recycling factor: protein MSGDVVVELKGRITKTIEDLKRELSKVRTGRASTAILDNIRVDYYGTPTPLSGVASVNAPEPRLIVIKPWEKSILKEIEKALREANLGINPMNDGEMIRLPFPPLTEERRKEIVKQVKAKGEEHKVAIRNIRRDANESVKAQLKDKKITEDDEKRISEKVQKETDAGVAEVDKVIVAKEKEVMSV from the coding sequence ATGAGCGGAGATGTCGTCGTTGAATTGAAGGGCCGCATTACGAAGACCATCGAGGACCTCAAGCGGGAGCTGAGCAAGGTGCGCACCGGTCGCGCCAGCACGGCCATCCTCGACAACATCCGCGTGGACTACTACGGCACGCCCACGCCGTTGTCGGGCGTGGCCAGCGTCAATGCCCCCGAGCCCCGGCTCATCGTCATCAAGCCGTGGGAGAAGAGCATCCTGAAGGAAATCGAGAAGGCCCTGCGCGAGGCCAACCTCGGCATCAACCCGATGAACGATGGCGAGATGATTCGCCTGCCCTTCCCGCCGCTCACCGAGGAGCGCCGCAAGGAGATCGTCAAGCAGGTGAAGGCGAAGGGCGAGGAGCACAAGGTCGCCATCCGCAACATCCGCCGTGACGCCAACGAGTCGGTCAAGGCGCAGCTGAAGGACAAGAAGATCACTGAGGACGACGAGAAGCGCATCTCCGAGAAGGTCCAGAAGGAGACGGACGCGGGCGTCGCCGAGGTCGACAAGGTGATTGTCGCGAAGGAGAAGGAGGTCATGTCGGTCTGA
- the pyrH gene encoding UMP kinase: MSSDTKQPLRYKRILLKLSGEALMGEGKYGIHPPTLSGIADEVIELAQAGVEVALVIGGGNIFRGVAGATEGMDRASADYMGMLATCINSMAMQDALEKKGLHTRVLSAIKMEQIAEPYIRRRAVRHLEKGRVVIFAAGTGNPYFTTDTAASLRAMEINAEVILKATKVDGIYNADPKKDPSARRYRSLTYMDVLKQNLNVMDSTAISLCMDNKLPIIVFDLTVQGNIRRAVLGNGEIGTVVGGSETAWA; this comes from the coding sequence ATGTCCTCCGACACAAAACAACCGCTCCGTTACAAGCGCATTCTCCTCAAGCTCTCGGGCGAGGCCCTGATGGGGGAGGGGAAGTACGGCATCCACCCGCCCACGCTGAGCGGCATCGCCGATGAGGTCATCGAACTGGCCCAGGCGGGCGTGGAGGTGGCCCTCGTCATTGGTGGAGGCAACATCTTCCGCGGCGTCGCCGGGGCGACGGAGGGGATGGACCGGGCCAGCGCCGACTACATGGGCATGCTGGCCACGTGCATCAACTCCATGGCCATGCAGGACGCGCTCGAGAAGAAGGGCCTGCACACGCGCGTGCTGTCCGCCATCAAGATGGAGCAGATCGCCGAGCCCTACATCCGCCGGCGCGCGGTGCGCCACTTGGAGAAGGGCCGCGTGGTGATTTTCGCCGCGGGCACCGGCAACCCGTACTTCACCACCGACACGGCCGCGTCGCTGCGCGCCATGGAAATCAACGCCGAGGTCATCCTCAAGGCGACGAAGGTGGACGGCATCTACAACGCGGACCCGAAGAAGGACCCGTCCGCGCGCCGCTACCGCTCGCTGACGTACATGGACGTGTTGAAGCAGAACCTCAATGTGATGGACTCCACGGCCATCTCACTGTGCATGGACAACAAGCTGCCCATCATCGTCTTCGACCTCACGGTGCAGGGGAACATCCGGCGCGCGGTGTTGGGCAATGGCGAGATTGGTACCGTCGTGGGTGGCAGCGAGACGGCGTGGGCCTGA
- the tsf gene encoding translation elongation factor Ts has translation MAEITAQMVKDLRERTSAGMMDCKKALAETGGDFAKAEEWLRKKGISRAAGKEGRVAAEGLVGTYVHGGRIGVLVEVNCETDFVARNPDFQDLVKEVAMQIAAANPKFVRREEVPMDNFEKEKDIQRELLKQQGKPEAMLEKILVGKMEKYYEGVCLVDQLWVKDDKKKVGDMITERAAKIGEKVSVRRFVRFEVGEGIEKKKDDLAAEVAKTLNQG, from the coding sequence ATGGCTGAGATCACCGCCCAGATGGTGAAGGACCTCCGCGAGCGGACCAGCGCGGGCATGATGGACTGCAAGAAGGCGCTGGCCGAGACGGGCGGCGACTTCGCGAAGGCCGAGGAGTGGCTGCGCAAGAAGGGCATCTCCCGCGCCGCTGGCAAGGAGGGCCGCGTCGCCGCCGAAGGTCTGGTCGGCACGTACGTCCACGGCGGCCGCATCGGCGTGCTGGTGGAGGTCAACTGTGAGACCGACTTCGTCGCTCGCAACCCGGACTTCCAGGACCTGGTGAAGGAAGTGGCGATGCAGATCGCCGCCGCCAACCCCAAGTTCGTCCGCCGCGAGGAAGTCCCGATGGACAACTTCGAGAAGGAGAAGGACATCCAGCGCGAGCTGCTCAAGCAGCAGGGCAAGCCCGAGGCGATGCTGGAGAAGATCCTCGTCGGGAAGATGGAGAAGTACTACGAGGGCGTCTGCCTCGTGGACCAGCTCTGGGTGAAGGACGACAAGAAGAAGGTCGGTGACATGATCACCGAGCGCGCCGCCAAGATTGGCGAGAAGGTCTCCGTGCGCCGCTTCGTCCGCTTCGAGGTGGGTGAGGGCATCGAGAAGAAGAAGGACGACCTCGCCGCCGAAGTCGCGAAGACGCTGAACCAGGGCTGA